One segment of Thermosulfurimonas sp. F29 DNA contains the following:
- the folP gene encoding dihydropteroate synthase, with protein MGYFRVRGKIFRWGLRTYIMGILNVTPDSFSDGGSFYHPEAALRQAERLIEDGADILDIGGESTRPFAEPVSEEEELRRVIPVIEAVRQRFPEIPISVDTYKARVAEEALSAGADIVNDVSALRFDPGMTEVIRRHRPPVVLMHMKGTPQTMQIDPRYEDPVREIREFLRERAELVRSLGVPPQGIIVDPGIGFGKRFEDNLALLRAVRAFRELGYPVLYGPSRKAFLGEILKKEARERDIGTVATVVFLALSGADLVRVHNVAWCREALAVIDHLRERI; from the coding sequence ATGGGGTATTTCCGGGTTAGGGGGAAGATTTTCAGGTGGGGCTTACGCACTTACATAATGGGAATTCTCAATGTAACCCCGGATTCCTTTTCGGACGGGGGGAGTTTTTATCACCCGGAGGCGGCGTTAAGACAGGCCGAGCGACTCATAGAGGACGGGGCGGACATTCTGGATATCGGCGGGGAATCCACTCGTCCCTTTGCCGAGCCCGTATCCGAGGAGGAGGAGTTGCGCCGGGTCATCCCGGTGATCGAGGCCGTGAGGCAACGCTTCCCGGAGATTCCAATTTCGGTGGATACCTACAAGGCCCGGGTGGCCGAGGAGGCCCTTTCCGCCGGAGCGGACATCGTAAACGATGTTAGTGCTCTCCGTTTCGATCCGGGGATGACGGAGGTTATTCGCCGTCACCGTCCTCCGGTGGTTCTCATGCACATGAAGGGCACCCCCCAGACCATGCAGATTGATCCCCGCTACGAGGATCCTGTGCGCGAGATCCGGGAATTCCTGCGGGAGAGAGCCGAGCTGGTCCGGTCCCTGGGGGTACCTCCCCAGGGAATCATTGTGGATCCCGGAATAGGGTTCGGCAAGCGCTTCGAGGACAATCTGGCCCTTCTCAGGGCCGTGCGGGCCTTCAGGGAGCTCGGTTATCCCGTGCTTTACGGTCCCTCTCGAAAGGCCTTTCTCGGGGAGATACTCAAAAAGGAGGCCCGGGAGCGGGACATCGGGACGGTGGCCACGGTGGTGTTTCTGGCCCTGTCCGGAGCGGATCTGGTGCGGGTTCACAATGTGGCCTGGTGCCGGGAGGCCCTGGCCGTGATAGATCATCTCCGGGAGAGGATATGA
- the cdaA gene encoding diadenylate cyclase CdaA → MTLWPPWKFLRWQDIVDISIVAYLLYRLLLLIRGTRAVQMAAGLAIIVVMYFVADQLKLLTLHWLLGTFMSSIFLVVVIIFQEDIRRALIHMGRSPFVKVQTEYSQVIEEVVKAVEIFAEKRIGALMVFEREAGLNEFVESGTPLEARVSRDLLVSIFNPSSPLHDGAVLIRENRVVAAGVILPLSTNPMIGRGLGTRHRAAIGITELSDAVAVVVSEETGAISLAVGGKITREISPATLRRMLSELLGFHSVEPWWRRRIFK, encoded by the coding sequence ATGACCCTCTGGCCCCCCTGGAAGTTCCTGCGCTGGCAGGATATCGTGGACATTTCCATTGTGGCATACCTGCTTTATCGACTTCTTCTACTCATTCGAGGCACCCGAGCGGTTCAAATGGCTGCGGGGCTGGCCATCATTGTGGTAATGTATTTTGTGGCCGATCAGCTGAAATTGCTCACCCTGCACTGGTTGCTGGGGACCTTTATGTCCTCCATCTTCCTGGTGGTGGTGATCATATTTCAGGAGGATATCCGTCGAGCCCTTATTCACATGGGCCGTTCTCCTTTTGTGAAGGTTCAGACCGAATACTCTCAGGTGATAGAGGAGGTGGTCAAGGCGGTAGAGATCTTTGCGGAGAAGAGGATAGGTGCGCTCATGGTCTTTGAGAGAGAAGCCGGGCTTAATGAGTTTGTGGAATCCGGCACCCCCCTCGAGGCCCGGGTCAGTCGGGATCTACTGGTGAGTATTTTTAATCCCTCCTCCCCCCTTCACGACGGAGCGGTGCTCATAAGAGAAAACCGGGTGGTGGCGGCCGGGGTCATCCTCCCCCTTTCCACCAACCCCATGATCGGTCGGGGGCTGGGAACCAGACATCGTGCGGCTATCGGGATCACCGAGCTGAGTGACGCGGTGGCCGTGGTGGTCTCCGAGGAGACCGGGGCCATTTCGCTGGCCGTGGGGGGAAAGATCACCCGTGAGATCTCCCCTGCCACCCTCCGACGCATGCTTTCGGAGCTCCTGGGATTTCACTCCGTGGAGCCCTGGTGGAGGAGGAGAATCTTTAAATGA
- a CDS encoding 4Fe-4S binding protein: MKKRNFIQFLIAVWVNSYLGFLLKGGIYTGRLKNICFPGLNCYSCPAALMACPLGILQHVMATLRTLPEVAVRGGLYLLGSLLFYGLLLGRFVCGWICPFGFIQEMFYRLPLPKISLPRRARVLKWGLFFILVLGLPFLHKGATGYGEVWFCRIFCPAGTLEAGVPSLLLVPQLRALIGFIFYWKVLVLTLIVVGSVLHLRFFCKIFCPLGLIYGIFNKLSLFRLRWEEDSCIFCGICENVCPMELKIPGEINSGECIRCLNCLSSCPTHSISLKASFRLETGLDLMPLSVAEKRHASRRKDS; encoded by the coding sequence GTGAAAAAGAGGAACTTCATTCAGTTCCTGATCGCGGTCTGGGTCAATTCCTACCTGGGTTTCCTGCTGAAGGGGGGCATATACACCGGAAGACTTAAAAACATCTGTTTCCCCGGTCTCAACTGTTATTCCTGTCCGGCGGCCCTCATGGCCTGTCCCCTGGGTATCCTTCAGCATGTAATGGCCACCCTCCGGACCCTTCCCGAAGTGGCCGTAAGGGGGGGACTCTATCTGCTGGGAAGCCTTCTTTTTTACGGACTTCTTCTGGGGCGTTTCGTCTGCGGCTGGATATGCCCCTTCGGATTTATTCAGGAGATGTTTTATCGTCTCCCCCTCCCCAAAATCTCACTCCCGCGCCGGGCGAGAGTACTCAAATGGGGACTTTTTTTTATTCTGGTTCTTGGCCTGCCCTTTCTCCATAAAGGGGCCACCGGCTACGGCGAAGTCTGGTTTTGCCGGATCTTCTGCCCCGCCGGCACCCTTGAGGCGGGAGTTCCCAGCCTCCTTCTGGTACCCCAACTCAGAGCACTGATAGGCTTCATATTTTACTGGAAGGTTTTGGTGCTAACTTTAATTGTGGTGGGTTCTGTACTGCATCTCCGGTTTTTTTGCAAAATTTTTTGCCCTCTGGGTCTTATCTATGGTATATTCAATAAATTGAGTCTGTTTCGCTTAAGATGGGAGGAAGATAGTTGCATTTTTTGCGGAATCTGTGAAAATGTATGTCCCATGGAACTGAAGATCCCCGGAGAAATAAATTCGGGGGAATGCATTCGGTGTTTAAATTGTCTAAGCTCGTGTCCTACCCATTCAATTTCTCTTAAGGCATCATTTCGTCTGGAAACCGGACTTGACCTTATGCCCCTTTCTGTAGCAGAAAAGAGACATGCGTCCCGACGGAAGGACTCCTGA
- the rph gene encoding ribonuclease PH translates to MRPDGRTPEEIRPVKIIPGFLKYAEGSCLFELGDTKVLCAVSVEEKVPPFLRDTGCGWITAEYALLPRATETRTPREVFGRRGRSQEIQRLIGRSLRSVVDLQALGERTLWVDCDVLQADGGTRTAAITGAFVALKLAVRRLLERGVLERDPIRSYLAAISCGVVGGEILVDLSFEEDAVAEVDANFVMAENGDWVEIQVAGEKGPFSWGRLEEMKTLAARAIDKLISLQREVLS, encoded by the coding sequence ATGCGTCCCGACGGAAGGACTCCTGAGGAGATTCGTCCGGTTAAGATTATTCCCGGGTTTTTGAAGTATGCCGAGGGCTCCTGTCTTTTCGAGCTGGGGGATACGAAGGTCCTCTGTGCGGTTTCGGTGGAGGAGAAGGTTCCTCCCTTTCTCAGGGATACCGGTTGCGGGTGGATCACCGCGGAATATGCGCTTTTACCCCGGGCTACCGAGACACGCACCCCCCGGGAGGTCTTCGGGCGCAGGGGGCGTTCCCAGGAGATCCAGAGACTCATAGGAAGGAGTCTGCGGTCGGTGGTGGACCTACAGGCCCTGGGGGAGAGGACCCTGTGGGTGGACTGTGATGTGCTTCAGGCCGACGGAGGTACCCGCACCGCGGCCATAACCGGGGCCTTCGTGGCCCTGAAGCTCGCGGTGAGGAGACTTCTTGAGAGGGGGGTTCTTGAGCGTGATCCGATAAGAAGTTATCTTGCAGCTATAAGTTGCGGAGTGGTGGGAGGGGAGATCCTCGTGGATCTTTCCTTTGAAGAGGATGCGGTGGCGGAAGTTGACGCCAATTTCGTTATGGCTGAAAATGGGGACTGGGTTGAGATTCAGGTTGCCGGAGAGAAAGGGCCTTTTTCCTGGGGGAGGCTGGAAGAAATGAAAACCCTGGCCGCACGGGCTATAGATAAGCTAATCTCTTTGCAGAGAGAGGTTCTGTCATGA
- the ftsH gene encoding ATP-dependent zinc metalloprotease FtsH — protein sequence MLLILIILFFNSPEPANISYNAFLEEVRSGHIEEVHIHGSRVEARDVRGHKYIFYKPNNPDFIPFLRRYLVKIYLEGEPRGIPFWGWILLGGVLVGVLFLIFNRRPVSFPSQFFSFVRSRARLIRPEEVKVSFQDVAGVEEAKEELREVVEFLKDPHKFTRLGGRMPKGILLVGPPGTGKTLLARAIAGEAGVPFFSISGSDFVEVFVGVGAARVRDLFVQAKKYCPCIIFIDEIDAVGRHRMAAAGGGHEEREQTLNQLLVEMDGFESQDGIVVIAATNRPDILDPALLRPGRFDRRVEVPPPDLRGREAILRVHARRIPLAPDVDLAVVAKSTPGFTGADLANLLNEAALLAARQGKDRVDMEDIERAKDKILLGRERKGIIITEEEKQLAAYHEAGHALIAYLLPGVDPIYKVSIIPRSRTLGVLQQLPIDERHVYPRDYLIKKIMILLGGRVAEEYVFGQASTGAGDDLEKAVEIARKMVCEWGMSDNLGPLVFPSGDYLGHIARGCFDMRGYSEETARKIDKEVENIVRKCYEKDRELLGKHIKYLHILAETLLEEETLDGETLKKLLSDLEPLKNGVFPG from the coding sequence TTGTTACTTATACTGATAATCCTGTTTTTCAATTCTCCGGAACCTGCCAATATTAGTTACAATGCTTTTCTGGAAGAGGTTCGGAGCGGGCACATAGAGGAGGTACACATTCACGGTTCGCGGGTAGAGGCTCGTGATGTAAGGGGACACAAATATATCTTCTACAAGCCGAACAATCCGGATTTTATTCCTTTTCTCAGACGCTATCTGGTGAAGATTTATCTGGAGGGAGAGCCCAGGGGGATACCGTTCTGGGGCTGGATTTTGTTAGGGGGTGTGCTGGTTGGGGTGTTATTTTTGATTTTCAATCGCCGGCCGGTATCCTTTCCTTCTCAGTTTTTTTCCTTTGTGCGGAGTCGGGCCCGTCTGATTCGACCGGAGGAGGTAAAGGTCAGTTTTCAGGATGTGGCCGGGGTGGAGGAGGCCAAGGAGGAGTTGCGGGAGGTGGTGGAATTCCTGAAAGATCCCCACAAATTTACCCGTCTGGGGGGGCGTATGCCGAAGGGCATTCTTCTGGTGGGTCCTCCCGGCACGGGGAAGACTCTCCTGGCCAGGGCGATAGCGGGGGAAGCCGGTGTTCCCTTCTTCAGTATCAGTGGTTCGGATTTTGTGGAGGTTTTCGTGGGGGTAGGGGCGGCCCGGGTACGGGACCTCTTCGTACAGGCCAAGAAGTACTGTCCCTGCATCATTTTTATTGACGAGATCGATGCGGTGGGACGGCATCGTATGGCCGCGGCGGGAGGGGGGCATGAGGAAAGGGAACAGACCCTGAATCAGCTCCTGGTGGAAATGGATGGATTTGAATCTCAGGATGGAATCGTGGTCATTGCCGCCACCAATCGCCCGGATATTCTGGATCCTGCGCTCTTGAGGCCGGGCCGTTTCGATCGAAGGGTGGAGGTGCCTCCTCCGGATCTCAGGGGGCGGGAGGCAATATTGAGGGTTCATGCCCGCCGGATCCCCCTGGCTCCTGATGTGGATTTGGCCGTGGTGGCTAAAAGCACCCCGGGATTTACCGGAGCGGATCTGGCCAATCTTTTGAACGAAGCGGCTTTGCTGGCGGCCCGCCAGGGCAAAGACAGGGTGGACATGGAAGATATAGAAAGGGCCAAGGATAAGATCCTTCTCGGAAGGGAAAGGAAAGGTATCATCATCACCGAGGAGGAGAAGCAGCTGGCCGCCTATCACGAGGCGGGTCACGCCCTTATAGCGTATCTCCTGCCCGGGGTGGATCCCATTTACAAGGTTTCCATCATTCCCCGTTCCCGCACGCTGGGGGTTCTGCAGCAGCTCCCTATTGACGAGAGACATGTATATCCCCGGGATTATCTCATCAAAAAGATCATGATCCTTCTCGGGGGTCGAGTTGCCGAGGAATATGTGTTCGGTCAGGCCTCCACCGGAGCCGGCGACGATCTGGAGAAGGCCGTGGAGATCGCTCGCAAAATGGTCTGCGAGTGGGGTATGAGTGATAACCTGGGACCGCTGGTGTTTCCCTCCGGAGACTATCTCGGTCATATAGCTCGGGGATGTTTTGATATGAGAGGATATAGTGAGGAAACAGCTCGAAAGATTGACAAAGAGGTGGAAAACATTGTGCGAAAGTGTTATGAGAAAGACCGAGAGTTGCTCGGCAAACATATTAAGTATCTTCACATCCTGGCAGAGACTCTGCTTGAGGAAGAAACCCTGGATGGAGAGACTCTGAAAAAACTCCTTTCCGATCTGGAGCCGTTAAAAAATGGGGTATTTCCGGGTTAG
- a CDS encoding XTP/dITP diphosphatase codes for MRRKTLVLATGNEGKIRELSSLLRDLPLRILTSRDFPEVPAPKEVGETFFDNAFLKARHWALATGHLALADDSGIEVDALGGAPGVRSARYAGPEATDEDNIRRLLEEMKGVPRENRTARFRCVIIVYHPSGRWIKAEGVWEGLIAEEPRGNQGFGYDPVFLPVEFDFTRTVAELSPETKNRFSHRGRALAALREMLPEFLRGL; via the coding sequence ATGAGGAGGAAGACTCTGGTTCTGGCCACGGGAAACGAGGGGAAGATTCGGGAGCTTTCCTCTCTTTTGAGGGATTTACCCCTCCGGATTCTTACCTCCAGGGATTTTCCGGAGGTCCCCGCCCCGAAGGAGGTGGGGGAGACCTTTTTTGACAATGCCTTTCTCAAGGCCAGACACTGGGCACTTGCCACCGGTCATCTGGCTCTGGCTGATGATTCCGGGATAGAGGTGGACGCACTGGGCGGGGCTCCGGGGGTCCGTTCCGCCCGTTACGCCGGTCCGGAGGCCACCGACGAGGACAACATTCGCAGGCTCCTTGAGGAGATGAAGGGTGTGCCCCGGGAAAACCGGACGGCCCGGTTCAGGTGCGTGATCATCGTTTACCATCCCTCGGGGCGCTGGATAAAGGCCGAGGGGGTGTGGGAGGGGCTTATTGCGGAGGAGCCCCGGGGGAACCAGGGGTTTGGTTACGATCCGGTGTTTTTACCGGTGGAGTTTGATTTCACCAGGACCGTGGCGGAGCTTTCCCCGGAGACGAAGAACCGTTTCAGTCATAGAGGTCGGGCGCTTGCCGCTTTGCGGGAAATGCTTCCCGAATTTCTCAGGGGCCTTTAA
- a CDS encoding YbbR-like domain-containing protein, translating to MRKWKKKHENLLLKFLALFFASLLWFFVALQEKVSQEIPIRIVYRNVPPGTVLVQSEPALVRVKVVGPRSLLRFLPDHPLVVSLNLAHLSPGRHRIRLSNKIIHLPSGLKVQEINPPRVEVFLDRVVERWVRVTPELKGRPEEGYLVTAVQIRPPSVKVRGARQILRRIETISTLPVDVSHKKESFETEVFLEVPDGVIDIKPNRVWIKVVVRRESP from the coding sequence ATGAGGAAGTGGAAAAAGAAACACGAAAACCTTTTGTTAAAGTTTCTGGCCCTTTTTTTTGCCTCACTTCTCTGGTTTTTCGTGGCCCTCCAGGAAAAGGTCAGCCAGGAAATACCCATCCGGATCGTTTATCGAAACGTTCCTCCCGGCACGGTGCTTGTTCAGAGTGAGCCCGCTCTGGTCAGGGTAAAGGTGGTGGGGCCGAGGAGTCTGCTTCGATTTCTACCGGATCATCCCCTGGTTGTCTCCCTGAATCTCGCCCATCTTTCCCCCGGGAGACACCGGATCCGGCTGTCCAACAAAATCATACACCTCCCTTCCGGGCTCAAGGTTCAGGAGATCAATCCTCCCCGGGTGGAGGTTTTTCTGGATCGTGTGGTGGAGAGATGGGTCAGGGTTACCCCGGAGTTGAAGGGGCGCCCGGAGGAGGGCTACCTGGTGACGGCCGTACAAATCAGGCCCCCGAGTGTGAAGGTCCGGGGGGCCCGCCAGATTCTTCGGAGGATAGAGACCATTTCCACCTTACCGGTGGATGTTTCTCATAAAAAGGAATCCTTTGAGACGGAGGTCTTCCTGGAGGTCCCGGATGGGGTTATAGATATAAAGCCCAATCGGGTCTGGATAAAAGTTGTTGTGAGGAGGGAGTCTCCATGA
- the glmM gene encoding phosphoglucosamine mutase yields MNLFGTDGIRGEANCHPMTPEVALRVGLAVGYLFRNKGRHRRIIIGKDTRLSGYMLEMALASGVLSMGAEAWLVGPLPTPAVAFLTRDLRAEAGVMISASHNPFYDNGIKIFGADGFKLSDELEGRIEALMEDPSLEELRARGEGIGRAYRIEDARGRYMVYLKRAFPEDLDLEGLKIVVDCAHGATYRVAPELFEELGATVVRMGCNPNGININRECGALYPETLKQRVLEEEAHLGLAFDGDGDRLVLVDEKGRSVDGDYLLACLAVHLKERESLWGDTVVGTVMSNMGLERFLASRGIRLIRAPVGDRYVVEEMRRGGYLLGGEQSGHIVFLDQATTGDGILTALRVLAVLRRKNRPASEILDLFERVPQVLKNVRVREKRPLSEIDGLPERLARAERELGDRGRVLVRASGTEPKYRIMVEGEDRDLIETLAEEIAEHIRRVLG; encoded by the coding sequence ATGAATCTTTTCGGTACGGACGGCATCCGGGGAGAAGCCAATTGCCATCCCATGACCCCGGAGGTGGCCCTGCGGGTGGGTCTGGCTGTGGGATATCTTTTCCGGAATAAAGGACGCCATCGGAGAATCATTATAGGGAAGGATACCCGTCTTTCCGGATATATGCTGGAGATGGCCCTGGCCTCCGGGGTTCTTTCCATGGGGGCGGAGGCCTGGCTGGTGGGGCCTCTCCCCACCCCGGCGGTGGCCTTTCTCACCCGGGATCTCCGGGCCGAGGCCGGGGTGATGATTTCCGCCTCTCACAATCCCTTTTACGACAACGGGATCAAGATCTTCGGTGCCGACGGCTTTAAGCTTTCGGACGAGCTCGAGGGTCGCATCGAAGCCCTCATGGAGGATCCATCCCTGGAGGAGCTTCGAGCCCGGGGAGAGGGGATCGGCAGGGCCTACCGGATCGAGGATGCCCGGGGCCGATACATGGTTTATCTGAAGAGGGCCTTTCCGGAGGATCTGGATCTCGAGGGATTGAAGATCGTGGTGGATTGTGCTCACGGAGCCACCTATCGGGTGGCTCCGGAACTTTTCGAGGAACTGGGGGCCACGGTGGTGCGGATGGGCTGCAATCCCAACGGGATCAATATAAACCGGGAATGCGGTGCACTTTATCCGGAGACCCTTAAGCAAAGGGTCCTCGAGGAGGAGGCTCACCTTGGCCTGGCCTTTGACGGAGACGGAGATCGTCTGGTTCTGGTGGACGAAAAGGGCCGTTCCGTGGACGGTGATTATCTCCTGGCCTGCCTGGCGGTACATTTGAAGGAGAGGGAGTCCCTGTGGGGTGACACCGTGGTGGGCACGGTGATGAGCAATATGGGGCTTGAGCGGTTTCTGGCCTCCCGGGGCATACGCCTGATAAGGGCCCCCGTGGGAGATAGATATGTGGTTGAGGAAATGCGCCGGGGGGGCTATCTGCTTGGAGGTGAACAGTCGGGGCATATTGTTTTCCTGGATCAGGCCACCACCGGAGACGGGATTCTTACCGCGCTAAGGGTGCTGGCGGTCCTCAGGAGAAAGAACCGTCCCGCCTCCGAGATCCTGGACCTTTTCGAGCGGGTTCCCCAGGTGTTAAAGAATGTCAGAGTACGGGAGAAACGGCCCCTTTCGGAAATCGACGGGCTTCCCGAACGCCTGGCCAGGGCGGAGAGGGAGCTCGGGGACAGGGGACGCGTGCTGGTCCGGGCCTCCGGCACCGAACCCAAGTATCGGATAATGGTGGAGGGGGAGGATCGGGACCTCATCGAGACGCTGGCCGAGGAGATCGCCGAGCACATAAGGAGAGTTCTGGGATGA
- the tilS gene encoding tRNA lysidine(34) synthetase TilS: protein MKTSLLRKVRRAIERYGLFSPGDRVLVAVSGGVDSVVLLEVLWLLAREYDLKLWVAHYDHRLRRGSLEDALFVYRRVREKGLPFIYGVGPVREYARREGLSLEMAGRELRYRFFERLRRNLDLQKIALAHQADDLAEEVLLRFLRGAGRRGLAGIPVKREGYIVRPLLLVTREEIRDFALARGLDWREDETNRDVRFLRNRVRHLLIPFLERHFHSRVRENLRRTALILAEEEELIEDLTREAYQRARLREKEIALSVPVLRDLPVALRRRVFWKALGEAGVPLMRVRRSQLEALEGLLSGKARGPVSLPGGFVARRAPGRIRILSRALPRVEPFRLVIESSGEYELPGGWRVEVRSGGDCPPEAVRIRGSFPLVLRNRRPGDRIYRPGVGHQKLKKFLWELGLDPEERDAWPLVEMEGRIVAIPGCYRHPGFEPLEGEEFLCLIFRKLA from the coding sequence TTGAAGACCTCACTTCTTAGAAAGGTTCGCCGGGCCATCGAGCGTTACGGGTTGTTTTCCCCCGGGGACCGGGTCCTGGTGGCCGTGTCCGGGGGGGTGGACTCCGTGGTCCTTCTGGAGGTGCTCTGGTTGCTGGCCCGGGAGTACGACTTGAAGCTCTGGGTGGCCCATTACGACCATCGCCTGCGCAGGGGCTCCCTGGAGGACGCCCTCTTCGTGTATCGCAGGGTACGGGAAAAGGGCCTCCCCTTCATTTACGGGGTGGGACCGGTGCGGGAATACGCCCGGAGAGAGGGGCTGAGCCTGGAGATGGCCGGAAGGGAACTCCGGTATCGTTTTTTCGAGAGGTTGCGCCGGAATCTCGACCTTCAGAAGATCGCCCTGGCCCATCAGGCCGACGATCTCGCCGAGGAGGTGCTGCTCAGGTTTCTGCGGGGTGCGGGAAGGCGGGGACTTGCGGGTATTCCCGTAAAACGCGAGGGGTACATCGTGAGACCGCTCCTTCTGGTCACCCGGGAAGAGATCCGGGATTTCGCCCTGGCCAGAGGTCTCGACTGGAGGGAGGACGAGACCAATCGGGATGTGCGTTTCCTCCGCAACCGGGTCCGGCATCTGCTCATTCCCTTTCTGGAGAGGCATTTTCACTCCCGGGTTCGGGAGAATCTCCGCCGCACCGCCCTTATCCTGGCCGAGGAGGAGGAACTCATCGAGGATCTGACCCGGGAGGCCTATCAGAGGGCCCGTCTCAGAGAAAAGGAGATCGCCCTATCCGTGCCGGTTCTGCGGGATCTTCCGGTGGCCCTGAGGCGCAGGGTCTTCTGGAAGGCCCTGGGGGAGGCCGGGGTGCCCCTCATGCGGGTGAGGCGGAGCCAGCTCGAGGCCCTAGAGGGGCTTCTTTCCGGAAAGGCCCGGGGGCCGGTGTCCCTTCCCGGAGGATTCGTGGCCCGGAGGGCCCCCGGAAGGATAAGGATCCTTTCCCGGGCCCTTCCACGGGTCGAACCCTTTCGGCTGGTAATCGAATCCTCCGGAGAGTACGAGCTTCCCGGAGGCTGGCGGGTGGAGGTGCGTTCGGGAGGGGATTGTCCGCCGGAGGCGGTGAGGATCAGGGGTTCTTTTCCCCTGGTCCTTCGCAACCGCCGGCCCGGAGATCGGATTTACCGTCCTGGGGTCGGGCACCAGAAGCTAAAAAAGTTCCTGTGGGAGCTGGGTCTGGATCCCGAGGAAAGGGATGCCTGGCCTCTCGTGGAAATGGAGGGCCGTATCGTGGCCATACCGGGTTGTTACCGCCATCCAGGTTTTGAGCCCCTGGAGGGGGAGGAGTTTCTCTGTTTGATTTTCCGGAAACTTGCCTGA